A region from the Paenibacillus humicola genome encodes:
- a CDS encoding carbohydrate ABC transporter permease, giving the protein MPYKKMKFAIWEISLIAVTVVYLFPFYIMVTQALKTPPETLKNPLRLPATLYLDNIKSAWKLMNFGTVLTNTFLVTLVSVVGIALISGMCSFTLAKRRSKMYGIMYYVFVCGLLIPFYMTLSPLVKMMKDLFLMNSLLGLSLAYIGRGIPFAVFLYVGFIRSIPQEMGDSALIDGCSPGKMYWYIYFPMVKHITATSIILNALWVWNDFLFPLLTLQDAGKRTITLAQYAFYGMYNTQWNLAFASYLLSMLPLVAAYFLLQRSVVEGIAAGAVKG; this is encoded by the coding sequence ATGCCATATAAAAAGATGAAATTCGCCATTTGGGAGATTTCGCTGATCGCCGTCACGGTGGTCTATTTGTTCCCTTTTTATATCATGGTCACCCAGGCTCTGAAGACGCCGCCGGAGACGCTCAAAAATCCGCTGCGCCTGCCGGCGACGCTGTATCTCGACAATATTAAAAGCGCATGGAAGCTCATGAATTTCGGAACGGTGCTGACGAATACTTTTCTGGTTACGCTGGTCAGCGTCGTCGGGATTGCCTTGATTTCCGGGATGTGCTCCTTCACTTTGGCGAAGAGAAGATCGAAGATGTACGGAATCATGTACTATGTTTTTGTTTGCGGACTGCTTATTCCCTTCTATATGACACTGAGTCCGCTGGTCAAGATGATGAAGGATTTGTTCCTGATGAACAGTCTGCTCGGGCTCTCGCTCGCGTATATCGGCAGAGGCATTCCGTTCGCGGTGTTTCTATACGTCGGGTTTATCCGTTCGATACCGCAGGAAATGGGCGATTCCGCCCTTATTGACGGGTGCTCACCGGGCAAAATGTACTGGTATATCTACTTTCCGATGGTCAAGCATATTACGGCCACTTCGATCATTTTGAACGCATTATGGGTATGGAACGATTTCCTGTTTCCGCTGCTTACGCTGCAGGATGCGGGAAAACGGACGATCACGCTGGCGCAGTACGCCTTTTACGGCATGTATAACACGCAGTGGAATTTGGCTTTCGCCTCCTATCTGCTCTCGATGCTCCCGCTGGTCGCCGCTTACTTTTTACTGCAGCGAAGCGTCGTCGAAGGCATTGCCGCCGGTGCAGTAAAGGGCTGA
- a CDS encoding carbohydrate ABC transporter permease: MRPGLGERNESFQYFILTIPAVVLFAVFMIYPVIGGIFYSLTDWNGIDMRFHFIGLSNYKTFFHDFYVLIPLRNSFVFAFLLTICQNIVSLLIAIALHRRLKTKNLLRTLLFLPVLLSPLMVGYLWSYLFTDPIAELGKALHLQTMANNYLGSAAASLYAAVFVNVWRMLGWTMVVYIAALQGIPGELYEAAEMDGAVGWRKFIYITSPLIIPAFTVNLVMTMERGFKEFDLLFSLTGGGPGNASEIMSLTIYREAFQNYRAGYGATLGVILFLIIVAITLIQLNILRRMEDNAI; the protein is encoded by the coding sequence ATGCGGCCGGGCCTAGGCGAAAGAAACGAAAGCTTTCAATATTTTATACTGACGATTCCGGCGGTCGTTCTGTTTGCCGTCTTTATGATTTACCCGGTGATTGGAGGCATTTTCTATAGTCTTACGGACTGGAACGGAATCGATATGCGTTTTCATTTTATCGGCTTATCGAACTACAAAACCTTTTTTCACGATTTTTACGTGCTGATCCCGCTGCGGAATTCGTTTGTGTTTGCTTTTTTGCTCACCATTTGCCAGAATATCGTTTCTCTGCTGATCGCGATTGCGCTTCATCGGCGGCTGAAAACGAAAAATCTGCTGCGGACGCTGCTGTTTCTTCCCGTCTTGTTAAGTCCGCTTATGGTCGGCTATCTGTGGAGCTATCTGTTTACGGATCCGATTGCCGAATTGGGAAAGGCGCTTCATCTTCAGACGATGGCTAACAATTACTTGGGCAGTGCCGCAGCTTCTCTTTACGCGGCGGTGTTTGTGAATGTTTGGCGCATGCTCGGCTGGACGATGGTCGTTTACATCGCGGCTCTGCAGGGTATACCGGGCGAGCTGTATGAAGCGGCGGAAATGGATGGAGCCGTGGGCTGGAGGAAATTTATTTATATCACCTCTCCGCTGATCATTCCGGCTTTCACCGTCAATCTGGTCATGACGATGGAAAGAGGCTTCAAAGAATTCGACCTGCTTTTTTCGCTTACGGGCGGAGGCCCGGGGAACGCCAGCGAAATTATGTCCCTCACGATTTATCGCGAAGCGTTCCAAAATTACCGGGCGGGGTACGGGGCAACCCTGGGCGTCATTCTATTTCTCATCATTGTGGCCATCACATTAATTCAGCTGAACATACTAAGAAGGATGGAAGACAATGCCATATAA
- a CDS encoding ABC transporter substrate-binding protein has translation MRRTCVFLPVLFVLLIGLAACSNGKEAVNGGSDPGQAASGAVKTLKLFTNSPEMVDTLNAYTKEFERKMPGYTVEVTAIPGVEAYNTAMTAKLAAGDPPDIFIYQWGTQIQLYAKGGHLLDLSGKGFEDKLKPIHKKLNVYQWKTYALPIQQTVWGMYFNADLAKKYGVNEMPKTFSEFLAACETLKKNGLETPIVIPAKDASGANAFNFGYLHLVISGQNPDFYKETVEGTKHWNGPEMRGLFDAYGKVLKYANKDLLGLDPDGARRRYANEEAVFYMAGTPDSVAIRQLNPNINFIIAPYPLLENESDYKTIADFDSAVSVSSKTKYPDAAVAYLNEMFTVDSGNLFAKNLNEISAVKGTSGNIDKSLENEVPLLDSGKYVGFSEREWIPGIKDIMKKATQQWMAGEDVNQVLDTMEKEHQRLLNASPDFKKDFMDLHVETQ, from the coding sequence ATGCGGAGAACATGCGTATTTCTGCCAGTGTTGTTCGTGTTACTCATCGGTTTGGCGGCCTGCTCGAATGGAAAGGAAGCGGTAAACGGCGGATCCGATCCGGGGCAGGCGGCCTCAGGCGCGGTAAAAACGTTAAAGCTGTTTACGAACTCGCCGGAAATGGTGGATACGTTAAACGCCTACACGAAGGAATTTGAACGGAAGATGCCGGGTTATACGGTCGAAGTGACCGCGATTCCGGGCGTTGAAGCCTATAATACGGCGATGACGGCAAAGCTGGCTGCAGGCGATCCTCCGGATATCTTCATTTATCAATGGGGAACGCAAATTCAGTTGTATGCCAAAGGCGGCCACTTGTTGGATTTGTCGGGAAAAGGGTTTGAAGACAAGCTGAAGCCGATCCATAAAAAATTAAACGTGTATCAGTGGAAAACGTACGCACTCCCGATTCAGCAGACGGTTTGGGGCATGTATTTCAATGCCGACCTGGCTAAAAAATACGGCGTGAACGAAATGCCGAAAACCTTCAGCGAGTTTCTCGCGGCATGCGAAACGCTGAAAAAAAACGGGCTGGAGACGCCTATCGTGATCCCGGCCAAAGACGCCAGCGGAGCGAATGCATTTAATTTCGGCTACCTGCATTTAGTGATTTCCGGACAAAATCCCGATTTCTACAAAGAAACGGTTGAAGGCACGAAGCATTGGAACGGCCCGGAAATGCGCGGCTTGTTCGACGCTTACGGGAAAGTGCTGAAATATGCCAACAAAGATTTGCTCGGGCTTGATCCGGACGGCGCAAGACGAAGATATGCCAATGAAGAGGCCGTGTTCTATATGGCGGGAACGCCCGATAGCGTCGCCATACGGCAGCTGAACCCGAATATCAATTTTATTATCGCGCCTTATCCGCTGCTGGAGAACGAGAGCGACTATAAGACGATAGCGGATTTCGATTCCGCGGTTTCGGTTTCGAGCAAAACGAAATATCCCGATGCCGCAGTCGCTTATCTGAATGAAATGTTCACGGTGGACAGCGGCAATTTGTTCGCGAAAAATTTAAATGAAATTTCCGCGGTGAAAGGAACCTCCGGCAATATTGACAAGAGTTTGGAGAACGAGGTGCCGCTGCTCGACAGCGGTAAATATGTCGGGTTTTCCGAGCGCGAGTGGATTCCCGGCATCAAAGATATTATGAAAAAGGCGACGCAGCAGTGGATGGCCGGCGAAGATGTCAACCAAGTGCTGGACACGATGGAGAAGGAGCATCAGCGTCTGCTTAACGCATCGCCCGATTTTAAAAAGGATTTCATGGATCTGCATGTCGAAACGCAATAG
- a CDS encoding response regulator: MYKVVVIDDEELLRQGLISKLRKSGFPISRIAEAENAETGLKVIAEVKPHIVLCDIRMEETDGLELIRMAKQKFPGIKTVIISGYNEFQYAAKALKLGVTDYLLKPIDRSALAQCLLRCFELIDKDRQDGLLKKQLSYIEHTGLVKSKLSQIDSRDCDPDEIFQAGGEQAQYRSVYVYIDPRTKGWNPNVFGEVLSRSGRWAFHENVVIFENKPREYAILFCIPEPDEEGASNHDIDHFVTELQQELTGRSIFQYTLGISERQSGFSASYREAVSCIKTRVLLEENQIVRPSDILLFPNAYKLPPQKIAMLKHYTENGDYQGVSALLDEILCEIGQLQSSYRSVQTLYAHLKIIASEEFGFDPEERIPECPGEIYRFDSLREMMDWVKELFLTIINVSHLREHSKAETIHRLKEYIDTHYSDDIKLEEIAELQHYNPSYLSLMFKEVIQMNFQDYLLRVRMNNAKEMLASGKYKIKEIARMSGFKNPHYFSTVFKKTEGLTPKQFVRGSR; this comes from the coding sequence ATGTATAAAGTGGTTGTCATCGACGACGAGGAGCTGTTAAGGCAGGGGCTGATCAGCAAGCTGCGGAAAAGCGGCTTTCCGATATCCCGGATCGCGGAGGCCGAGAACGCCGAGACGGGGCTGAAGGTCATCGCCGAGGTTAAGCCGCATATCGTGCTGTGCGATATACGAATGGAAGAAACGGACGGGCTTGAACTGATCCGCATGGCCAAACAGAAATTTCCGGGAATCAAAACCGTCATCATCAGCGGCTACAACGAATTTCAATATGCGGCGAAGGCGCTGAAATTAGGCGTCACCGATTATCTGCTTAAGCCGATCGACCGATCCGCACTCGCGCAATGTCTGCTTCGATGTTTTGAGTTGATTGATAAGGACCGGCAGGACGGGCTTCTAAAAAAGCAGCTGTCCTATATCGAACACACAGGCCTCGTCAAAAGCAAATTATCCCAAATCGACAGCCGGGATTGCGATCCGGACGAGATTTTTCAAGCCGGAGGGGAGCAGGCACAGTATCGGAGCGTCTATGTTTATATCGATCCCCGGACGAAGGGCTGGAACCCGAATGTGTTCGGCGAAGTGCTTTCCCGGTCCGGGCGCTGGGCGTTTCACGAAAATGTGGTCATTTTCGAAAATAAGCCCCGGGAATACGCCATTTTATTTTGCATTCCCGAACCGGACGAGGAAGGGGCGTCCAATCACGATATTGACCATTTTGTCACGGAATTGCAGCAGGAGCTGACTGGCCGTTCGATTTTTCAGTATACCCTCGGCATCAGCGAACGGCAGAGCGGATTTTCCGCCAGCTACCGGGAGGCCGTTTCGTGTATAAAGACCAGAGTGCTGCTCGAGGAAAATCAAATTGTACGTCCGTCCGACATCCTCCTATTTCCAAACGCTTACAAACTTCCTCCACAAAAGATCGCGATGCTGAAGCATTACACCGAAAACGGCGATTATCAAGGCGTTTCCGCACTGCTTGACGAAATATTGTGCGAAATCGGCCAGCTTCAGTCCTCATACCGTTCCGTGCAGACTTTGTATGCCCATCTCAAAATTATCGCGTCGGAGGAATTCGGCTTCGATCCGGAAGAGCGAATTCCGGAATGCCCGGGCGAAATCTATCGTTTCGATTCGCTGCGGGAAATGATGGATTGGGTGAAAGAGCTGTTTCTGACCATTATTAACGTTTCCCATCTTCGCGAGCATTCCAAGGCGGAAACGATTCACAGATTAAAGGAATACATCGATACTCATTATTCGGACGATATCAAGCTAGAGGAAATCGCGGAGCTGCAGCATTATAACCCGAGCTACTTAAGCCTGATGTTCAAAGAAGTCATTCAAATGAATTTCCAGGATTATTTGCTGCGGGTACGGATGAATAATGCCAAGGAAATGCTGGCTTCGGGAAAATATAAGATCAAAGAAATCGCCCGGATGAGCGGATTTAAGAACCCGCATTATTTCAGCACGGTATTCAAGAAAACCGAAGGCTTGACGCCGAAACAATTTGTAAGAGGCAGCCGTTAA
- a CDS encoding sensor histidine kinase: MQHRNHFMRIGGLFRTNSLTLKLIATLLAVITVAVTVTGIITYNQAVHYVERENVQYASNVALTISSEIDGYMDEMDRIGKIVLGNAEVQRILSDSQSPSYTSIQKLKDSEYITNLIISFTSVRDSMMINLYNGSLESFYTGPSRFANFDSDLKDRAWIRANLSRINSREIHLVPPDKIDQGLPTRLFGVIQCVNRIDNNATFGYITIMSDINILHNIINDDVLSADNGVHIVVLDQERTVLLDSNNRLTGKKYTAENRPFVTQVSNLSGWTTVVAIPNTFKNALLNVKEVRNHLLWMSALVIVGSLILAALLSVYMLQPIRRIIKSMRLVRNGNFDIQLNEEGLDPEMKQLYGGFNAMVFEIKKLIRKIYDDGLLLRSAQMDALQLQISPHFLYNTLQTMEALGEVREVPEVQIIAESLGKLFHYNIRGSHIVRLGDELDHVRTYFDIEKIRFRDKVDCIIDVDDKLKEYRILKFILQPIVENSILHGFRGLKRKGIVTIHAEADNGVLTIRVSDNGAGIRSPILRFLHKRLEECREGSFSGAAGDLIGIFNVQKRLINYYGVRYGLSIESGEHAGTTVTLTLPLTYD; the protein is encoded by the coding sequence ATGCAGCATCGCAATCATTTCATGCGAATCGGCGGTTTGTTTCGGACAAATTCGCTGACCTTGAAGTTGATCGCCACTTTGCTTGCGGTTATTACCGTGGCCGTGACCGTAACGGGCATCATCACTTACAACCAGGCCGTCCATTACGTCGAGCGGGAAAATGTTCAGTATGCCAGCAATGTCGCGCTGACCATCAGCAGCGAAATTGACGGCTACATGGACGAAATGGATCGGATCGGCAAGATTGTGCTGGGCAATGCCGAGGTGCAAAGAATCTTGTCCGACAGTCAATCGCCGTCCTATACGTCCATTCAAAAGCTGAAGGATTCCGAGTATATTACCAATCTGATCATAAGTTTCACCTCGGTCAGGGACAGCATGATGATCAACCTGTATAACGGCAGTCTCGAATCCTTTTACACCGGTCCGTCGCGATTTGCCAATTTCGACAGCGACCTGAAGGATCGCGCCTGGATTCGCGCTAATCTGAGCAGGATCAATTCGCGGGAAATCCATCTGGTGCCCCCGGACAAAATCGATCAAGGATTGCCGACCAGGCTGTTCGGCGTGATTCAATGCGTCAACCGGATCGATAATAACGCCACCTTCGGTTATATCACCATTATGTCCGATATTAATATTCTGCACAATATTATTAACGATGACGTGCTTTCCGCCGATAACGGCGTTCACATCGTCGTTCTCGATCAGGAGCGGACGGTGCTGCTCGATTCGAATAACCGGTTGACGGGAAAAAAATATACCGCCGAAAATCGCCCGTTTGTTACGCAGGTTTCGAATTTATCCGGTTGGACCACTGTCGTGGCGATACCCAATACGTTTAAGAACGCGTTGCTGAACGTGAAAGAGGTTCGTAATCATTTGCTGTGGATGTCTGCCCTGGTCATTGTCGGCTCATTGATCCTGGCCGCCCTCCTATCCGTCTATATGCTTCAGCCTATTCGCAGAATTATTAAATCGATGAGGCTTGTTCGCAACGGCAATTTTGATATTCAGCTGAACGAAGAGGGACTGGATCCCGAGATGAAGCAGCTGTACGGCGGCTTTAACGCCATGGTCTTTGAAATCAAGAAGTTAATCCGGAAAATATACGATGACGGGCTGCTGCTGAGGTCGGCTCAAATGGATGCTCTGCAGCTGCAAATCTCCCCCCATTTTTTGTACAATACGCTTCAAACGATGGAGGCGCTCGGAGAAGTGAGGGAAGTTCCTGAGGTTCAAATCATCGCCGAGTCCTTGGGCAAGCTGTTTCATTACAACATCAGAGGTAGCCATATTGTCAGGCTGGGGGATGAACTCGACCATGTCCGCACGTATTTTGACATTGAAAAAATCCGCTTTCGCGATAAGGTGGACTGCATCATCGACGTCGACGATAAGCTGAAGGAATACCGGATTCTGAAATTCATTCTGCAGCCGATCGTGGAAAATAGTATCCTACACGGCTTTAGAGGGTTGAAGCGCAAAGGGATTGTGACGATTCATGCCGAAGCGGATAACGGGGTGCTTACCATACGGGTCAGCGACAACGGGGCCGGCATTCGGTCTCCGATCCTTCGTTTCTTGCATAAACGATTGGAGGAATGCCGCGAAGGATCTTTTTCAGGCGCTGCCGGAGACTTGATCGGCATTTTCAACGTACAAAAACGATTGATTAATTATTATGGAGTCCGTTACGGTCTTTCGATCGAGAGCGGAGAACATGCCGGGACGACGGTTACGTTAACGCTGCCGCTTACTTACGATTGA
- a CDS encoding beta-galactosidase, translating to MTSQPEDRRTEYKSSIHFGAVYFRKTNPPRRDWERDYTVAVEDGHNMFRHWFPWGAIEVAPGEFDWEDYDIHLDLAQKYGIDTVIAEMITDVPEWLYHRYPHARRETIQGVKRPNMMHGSCITGGHNAMCLDNPEVAELAGRFLRELALRYRSHPALYGYDIWNECSLYDPQLICYCPATQARFREWLKRKYGDLRTLGKAWFRYSFTTWEDVELPRTIGPYPDVLDAIAFQNDNTFQWMQWRADLLRSADPEHPILAHGNAKSFSDIAPACGDDYRAAEIADVFGYTYWYSNRCHTLLASDMIRSASKGKPFWRAEAIGNSTWEQRRADSGPAPEKDEMAEPENIRLDSMISFMAGARGYLNPRWRPLLDGPLFGAYGWYGMDGSRTERSEMACSIAKWAHQPANERLWKSKPVKGEAAVLLLEEAQAHCYAAYGSTQYYSLSLQGVYEAFMHANIQCDIIKLDQIHDYAVVYVPFPVALKDSTVSALIEWTRSGGSLIGEAGFGYFTDQAHAIETQPNRGMEAVFGCREKRVSFGLERWNDLKITARLPEGDALISGGLLRQSYELQGAAAAGWFEDGEVAVTDHAYGKGKARLAGSMIGYGYKKRPDEQTKAWFASLLHLNGSKPMVQVNKSNVIARLSSHEGRYFLWVLNENVSEQTVTVTVDERIAAPRHANVLRGRSDLTLAGQCFTLTVEGRDAAILELN from the coding sequence TTGACGAGTCAGCCTGAAGACCGGCGTACCGAATACAAGAGCTCCATTCATTTCGGCGCCGTTTATTTCCGCAAGACGAACCCTCCCCGGAGGGACTGGGAGCGGGATTATACCGTTGCTGTCGAGGATGGGCACAACATGTTCCGGCACTGGTTTCCCTGGGGGGCGATTGAAGTCGCCCCTGGCGAATTCGATTGGGAAGACTACGATATTCATCTGGACCTCGCGCAAAAATACGGCATCGATACGGTCATCGCGGAAATGATTACCGACGTTCCGGAATGGCTCTACCACCGTTATCCCCATGCCCGCCGCGAAACGATTCAGGGCGTCAAGCGGCCGAACATGATGCACGGAAGCTGCATTACGGGCGGTCATAACGCCATGTGTCTCGACAATCCGGAGGTGGCGGAGCTGGCGGGCCGGTTTTTGCGGGAGCTTGCTTTAAGGTATCGCAGCCATCCGGCCCTTTACGGCTATGACATCTGGAACGAATGCTCGCTATACGACCCGCAGCTGATCTGTTACTGCCCGGCTACGCAAGCGCGCTTCCGCGAGTGGCTGAAACGCAAGTACGGGGATCTTCGGACGCTCGGCAAAGCCTGGTTCCGCTACAGCTTCACAACGTGGGAGGACGTTGAGCTCCCCCGGACTATCGGACCTTATCCCGATGTATTGGACGCCATCGCCTTTCAGAACGACAACACGTTTCAGTGGATGCAATGGCGGGCGGATCTCCTGCGCAGCGCCGATCCGGAGCATCCGATTCTCGCGCACGGCAATGCGAAGAGCTTCAGCGACATCGCGCCGGCGTGCGGCGACGATTACCGCGCGGCCGAAATTGCCGATGTGTTCGGCTATACGTACTGGTATTCCAACCGCTGCCATACGCTGCTGGCCAGCGATATGATCCGGTCCGCTTCCAAAGGCAAACCATTTTGGAGGGCGGAGGCGATCGGCAATTCCACGTGGGAGCAGCGTCGCGCCGATTCCGGTCCTGCGCCGGAAAAGGATGAAATGGCCGAGCCGGAAAATATCCGGCTGGACAGCATGATCTCCTTCATGGCCGGGGCCAGAGGATATCTCAACCCAAGATGGCGTCCGCTGCTGGACGGCCCCTTGTTCGGAGCATACGGCTGGTACGGGATGGACGGCAGCAGGACGGAGCGTTCCGAGATGGCTTGCTCCATTGCCAAGTGGGCCCATCAACCGGCAAACGAGAGATTGTGGAAATCAAAGCCGGTCAAAGGCGAGGCTGCCGTACTGCTGCTGGAGGAGGCGCAAGCCCACTGTTATGCCGCATATGGAAGTACGCAATATTACTCGCTTTCGCTGCAAGGCGTTTACGAAGCTTTCATGCATGCCAACATTCAATGCGATATTATTAAGCTCGATCAGATCCATGATTACGCGGTCGTTTACGTACCGTTCCCCGTGGCCTTGAAGGATTCGACCGTCTCCGCCTTGATCGAATGGACCCGAAGCGGCGGAAGTTTGATCGGCGAGGCCGGCTTCGGCTACTTCACGGATCAGGCGCACGCGATCGAAACCCAGCCCAACCGGGGGATGGAAGCCGTGTTCGGCTGCCGGGAGAAGCGCGTCTCCTTCGGGCTCGAACGCTGGAACGACCTGAAAATCACGGCCCGTCTGCCGGAGGGAGATGCTTTGATCAGCGGGGGGCTGCTTCGCCAATCCTACGAGCTGCAGGGCGCTGCGGCCGCCGGTTGGTTCGAGGACGGGGAAGTTGCAGTTACCGACCATGCTTATGGGAAAGGGAAAGCAAGACTGGCCGGTTCCATGATCGGCTATGGTTATAAGAAGCGACCGGACGAGCAGACAAAAGCGTGGTTCGCTTCCCTGCTTCATTTAAACGGCTCAAAGCCTATGGTTCAGGTCAACAAGTCCAACGTGATCGCAAGACTCTCTTCCCATGAAGGACGATATTTCTTATGGGTGCTGAATGAAAACGTGTCCGAGCAAACCGTCACCGTCACGGTCGACGAACGAATCGCAGCCCCTCGCCATGCCAACGTTTTGCGGGGCCGTTCGGACCTAACCTTGGCCGGACAATGCTTCACCTTAACCGTAGAAGGCCGCGATGCCGCAATCCTGGAATTAAACTAA
- a CDS encoding branched-chain amino acid aminotransferase, with protein sequence MKETIRVVNGKAKAKPDPNALGFGSYFTDHMFMMDYSNEQGWHDPRIVPYAPLQLDPAAMVLHYGQAVFEGLKAYRAEDGRVLLFRPGRNAARFNLSNERLTMPQMDESDFIEAVKALVAVDAGWVPELPGASLYIRPFIIATEAALGVRPSSRYLFVIILSPVGSYYGQGMKPVDIYVEDRYVRAVRGGLGVAKTPANYASSLKAQELAKREHYDQVLWLDAVESRYIEEVGSMNVFFRINGEFVTPLLSGSILDGVTRSSIIELINAWGYEVSERRIAIDEVYRAHAEGTLQEVFGTGTAAVVAPVGSLCWNGERIEIGRGEAGEMAARLYETLTGIQYGRLPDEFGWTVTCLE encoded by the coding sequence ATGAAGGAAACCATACGCGTGGTGAACGGCAAGGCGAAGGCGAAGCCGGATCCGAATGCGCTCGGGTTCGGCAGTTATTTTACCGATCACATGTTCATGATGGATTATTCGAACGAACAGGGCTGGCACGACCCGCGTATCGTGCCGTATGCGCCGCTGCAGCTGGACCCCGCGGCGATGGTCTTGCATTACGGCCAGGCCGTATTCGAGGGGCTGAAGGCTTACCGTGCGGAAGACGGACGCGTGCTGCTGTTCCGGCCCGGCCGCAATGCGGCACGTTTCAATCTGTCGAACGAACGGCTGACCATGCCGCAGATGGACGAATCCGATTTCATCGAAGCGGTGAAAGCGCTGGTGGCGGTCGACGCCGGCTGGGTCCCGGAGCTGCCCGGCGCATCGCTCTACATCCGCCCGTTCATCATCGCCACGGAAGCCGCGCTTGGCGTACGCCCCTCGTCCCGATATTTGTTCGTCATCATCCTGTCTCCGGTCGGCAGCTATTACGGGCAGGGCATGAAGCCGGTCGACATCTACGTCGAGGACCGGTACGTCCGGGCGGTCCGCGGCGGGCTCGGCGTCGCCAAAACGCCGGCCAACTATGCGTCGTCGCTGAAGGCGCAGGAGCTGGCGAAACGCGAGCATTACGATCAGGTGCTGTGGCTCGACGCGGTGGAGAGCCGGTACATTGAAGAGGTCGGCAGCATGAACGTGTTTTTCCGCATCAACGGCGAGTTTGTCACGCCGCTGCTGAGCGGCAGCATTTTGGACGGCGTCACCCGGAGTTCGATCATCGAGCTGATTAACGCCTGGGGGTACGAGGTCAGCGAACGGCGCATCGCGATTGACGAAGTATACCGCGCGCACGCGGAAGGGACGCTACAGGAGGTGTTCGGCACGGGAACGGCGGCCGTCGTGGCGCCGGTGGGCAGCCTGTGCTGGAACGGGGAACGCATCGAAATCGGCCGCGGCGAAGCCGGGGAAATGGCGGCCAGGCTGTACGAGACGCTGACCGGCATTCAGTACGGCCGGCTTCCGGACGAGTTCGGCTGGACCGTCACCTGCCTTGAATGA
- a CDS encoding glycosyltransferase, which translates to MKQKSRPARRVTTTKTVNHTIQVQDNIQLSGKPMIVKLPAPDERLLSNEYSVLLVIDQFNVGGTETHTLGLARELMKNGVHVAIAGKSGRMLDSFVALGCPVYTMDFVTDTFEYNAQTESELIDHLKAIIREENIGLLHAHQFPSGKIAVQAAKEMNIPIVFTVHLTMIDGDLIRLLDDCDEVIAISSSAAAKLQQWNIPATLLTNGIDLKEFALSRATRPFVRSSLGLPEEGPIVTYAARLSFEKADISLAVIEACRQLVMTDYPALRLVIIGGGRQNTQVRERVSAIHKEMDGKFVLMPGEVLHLRPYYSSSDCFIGTGRTALEALACECQTIVAGAKGYLGFMHNKQQYDKAWDTWFCDHGPGSPCTVDAFETDIRKVLSLSPRQKEDLGWVGRKFVKERYDVVDRIPELLSIYARYMKTQPLLDE; encoded by the coding sequence ATGAAACAAAAAAGCAGGCCGGCCCGAAGGGTCACGACCACAAAAACGGTCAATCACACGATTCAGGTGCAGGATAACATTCAATTGTCGGGCAAGCCGATGATCGTCAAGCTGCCGGCGCCCGATGAACGGCTGCTGTCCAACGAATACAGCGTGCTTCTTGTCATTGATCAGTTCAATGTGGGCGGTACGGAGACACATACGCTCGGATTGGCGCGCGAATTAATGAAAAACGGAGTGCATGTCGCGATCGCCGGCAAAAGCGGCCGCATGCTGGATTCCTTCGTTGCATTGGGATGCCCCGTTTATACGATGGATTTTGTAACGGATACCTTTGAGTATAACGCTCAGACGGAATCGGAATTGATCGATCATTTAAAGGCGATTATCCGGGAGGAAAATATCGGACTGCTGCACGCGCATCAATTCCCGTCCGGAAAAATTGCCGTTCAGGCGGCAAAGGAAATGAACATTCCCATCGTCTTTACGGTCCATCTCACGATGATCGACGGCGATTTGATTCGTCTGCTCGATGACTGCGATGAAGTCATCGCGATCAGCAGCTCCGCCGCCGCCAAGCTGCAGCAGTGGAATATTCCGGCGACACTGCTGACCAACGGAATCGATCTGAAGGAATTTGCGTTAAGCCGGGCAACCCGGCCTTTCGTCAGGTCCTCGTTAGGCCTGCCCGAGGAAGGACCGATCGTCACCTATGCGGCGCGGCTATCCTTCGAGAAGGCGGACATATCGCTCGCCGTCATCGAAGCCTGCCGGCAGCTTGTGATGACCGATTATCCGGCCTTGCGGCTCGTTATTATCGGCGGAGGGCGGCAAAATACGCAAGTCCGCGAGCGGGTATCGGCCATTCATAAGGAAATGGACGGCAAATTCGTGCTTATGCCCGGCGAGGTGCTCCATTTGCGCCCGTATTATTCGTCCAGCGATTGTTTTATCGGTACCGGCCGCACCGCTCTCGAAGCGCTTGCCTGCGAATGCCAGACGATCGTCGCCGGGGCCAAAGGATACCTTGGATTCATGCATAATAAACAGCAGTACGACAAAGCCTGGGATACCTGGTTTTGCGATCACGGTCCCGGCAGCCCGTGTACGGTCGACGCCTTTGAAACGGATATCCGTAAAGTCTTATCGTTGTCCCCCCGCCAAAAGGAAGACCTCGGCTGGGTAGGAAGGAAATTCGTCAAAGAGCGTTACGACGTGGTGGACAGAATTCCGGAGCTGCTCAGTATATACGCTCGTTATATGAAAACCCAGCCGCTCCTGGACGAATGA